The Rubripirellula reticaptiva DNA window GCGCGGTTGTAGGGAAACTTAGCACATCATTTGCGTCCAAGACGACTTCATGCGGTTTAGTGACCTTGTTCGGGCCGGGATTCCGATACGATGACACGAAAGGCCGGAATTGTCGGTTTGACTGTACTGTTTCAATCCGGTGGGCTACTCCCATTGCCGAACCGCTTTTCCAAGAGGCGATACTAGCTGATGGCGAAATCTGACTCGCAAACTCCGAACACTTCGTCTACACCAGCCCCTAAAACGGCAAACGCAAAGCGTCCAGAAACTCATCAACCCCGGCAACCCAAACCTGGTCGTAAGAAACGCGTGAAGGTGCGAACACCGACGACCAGATTCATCATCTGGCTGCTACGCGTCGTCGGATTCGGATACGCCGCAGTCTTGGTGACGCTGGTGGTCATGGAAGAACGTTTGGTATATCCAGGCGCTTACATGAAGGACACGAGCGTCGCTGCGGACCAACCGCTCATTGAATCCGTCTCCTACAATTCGACCGCCAAGACGACGCTGACCGGACGCCTGCTCGAGCGACAGCAAAGCAAAAATGTTTTGCTGTTCTTTCACGGTAACGCCAGCAAAGCCAAGTGGCTTGATTCGTGGCTGATTCAAGTGTCGGGACAATTCGATGCGACCGTGATGGCGGCTGAGTACCGTGGTTTTGAGGACGATACAGATCCCGACGAGCGCGGCGTCATCGAAGATTGTTTGGCAGCACGAGACTACCTTTGCGATCGGTACGGCGTCGAACC harbors:
- a CDS encoding alpha/beta hydrolase, whose protein sequence is MAKSDSQTPNTSSTPAPKTANAKRPETHQPRQPKPGRKKRVKVRTPTTRFIIWLLRVVGFGYAAVLVTLVVMEERLVYPGAYMKDTSVAADQPLIESVSYNSTAKTTLTGRLLERQQSKNVLLFFHGNASKAKWLDSWLIQVSGQFDATVMAAEYRGFEDDTDPDERGVIEDCLAARDYLCDRYGVEPADIILYGRSLGGGCAIAVACRGGAKGVVLESTFDRMFNVAAERYPFVPVRLLMRNRYDSVAKLTAYKGPLVQIHSLDDTVIPFRFGKALFESSKSPLKYFIEASGVDHIEPMPVDVIGRAASKLDEFLNGNFSSGTDSPNISPSQP